In one Lolium rigidum isolate FL_2022 chromosome 3, APGP_CSIRO_Lrig_0.1, whole genome shotgun sequence genomic region, the following are encoded:
- the LOC124702499 gene encoding accelerated cell death 11-like: MGSNEADKPLRRIGASFEDLAAVAKQQPAAMAAGDFSRACSHVSVLFGCLGIAFKFAEMDYVAKVNDLLEASKSVSTLPSMVELDIQKGTVRVAGSHTRNLLRVKRGIDMVKVLFEQILVTEGNSLKDAASKAYAQVFAPHHGWAIRKAVGAGMYALPSKSQLLKKLNEDETSAKAQMQSFVRSSGPVILYIEDLFTSRNLGLDW, translated from the exons ATGGGGTCCAACGAGGcggacaagccgctgcggcggatCGGCGCGTCGTTCGAGGACCTGGCGGCCGTCGCGAAGCAGCAGcccgcggcgatggcggcgggggACTTCTCCCGCGCCTGCTCCCACGTCTCCGTCCTCTTCGGCTGCCTCGGCATCGCCTTCAAGTTCGCCGAGATGGACTACGTCGCCAAG GTCAATGATTTACTGGAGGCATCCAAGTCGGTCTCAACATTGCCGTCCATGGTTGAACTGGACATTCAGAAGGGAACTGTCAGAGTGGCGGGCAGCCACACGAGGAATCTGCTCAGGGTTAAGCGTGGGATTGATATGGTGAAAGTTCTGTTTGAGCAGATATTGGTTACAGA GGGCAACTCCCTGAAGGACGCAGCATCAAAGGCTTATGCTCAGGTGTTTGCTCCTCACCATGGCTGGGCCATAAGGAAAGCAGTTGGCGCTGGAATGTATGCCCTTCCTTCCAAGTCGCAGCTCTTGAAGAAACTGAATGAAGATG AGACTTCAGCAAAGGCTCAAATGCAGAGTTTCGTGAGGTCATCTGGACCAGTAATTCTCTACATCGAAGACCTCTTCACCTCAAGGAATTTAGGATTAGACTGGTGA